TGGCCTTCGTCTGCCGCCCACCCGGAAGACCGGATCGGGCCGGCCCGGGTCAACGGTCAACCTGTGGAGCTGATGCCCGGTGCGACCCTGCTGGAGAGCCTGCGCGCGGCCGGGTTTGTGGGCGTGAAGGAAGGCTGTGCCGAGGGGGAATGTGGCGCCTGCACCGTTTTTCTGGACGGCATGGCCGTGATGGCCTGCCTGGTGCCGGCGGAGCGGGCTCGGGGCAGCCAGGTGGTCACCGTGGAGGGGCTGGGCAACCCTGCCGCCCTACATCCGGTGCAGGCCGCCTTTGTCCAGAGCGGCGGGGTTCAGTGTGGCTACTGCACTCCCGGCTTCATCATGAGCGCCGCCAAGCTCCTGGAAGAGCGTCCCCACCCCACCCGGGCCGAAGCGGAGGAAGCGTTGACCGGCAACCTGTGCCGCTGTACCGGATACCGCAAGATCCTGGATGCAGTGCTCATGGCAGGCAGCCGCCCGCCCGCCCGCCTGGCAGATCCTGCCCCCGAACCAGGGAAAGACGAGGCCACATCATGAAGCCAGAGCAGACGCCATCGGGCCGCATCCATCTGGGTCCCGTGGTCCAGGTGGGCATTGTGGTGCGGGATGTGGAAGCCACCCTGCGCGCCTGGATGGAACGCTTCCACCTGCCGCCTGCCCGGATCGTGGACTGGCCACCAGAAGGCACCGATCTGGCGGCAACGGCCACTTACCGGGGCGGGCCGGGCCGGTTTCGCATGCGCCTGGCCTTTGTGGAGACCGGCCCGGTCCAGCTGGAGTTTATCCAACCCCTGGAAGGCGAGAACATCTACAGCGAATTTCTGGCCGAGCATGGCGAAGGCATCCATCACCTTCTCTTCGAGGTGGACGACCCCGAGGCGGTGGCCGCCGGCCTGGAGGTGCCCATCCTCCAGAGCGGCGGCTCCACCCTGCGGCCAGGCGCCCTCTGGGCCTACCTGGACACCCAGGCGCTCCTGGGCGCCATGATTGAACTGCGCACCCGGCAGGAGTCCGCCAGCGAATCCTTCGGCGATCCCGCCGGCGCCCCCTGAAGTGGCCGGCGGCCCCTTCCAGCGACGATTCCAAACCTCTTTATCAGTCACCTCGTTTATCAGCCACCTTGGGCTACGCCATCCGCGCCCGGGGGCGGTGGGGTCCACGGCCATAGTGCTGTAGCCGAAGCCCGAGCAGCACCAGGCGCTTCCCGACCCAGGCCGCCAAACGGCGCGACACCGGTGTCCGGGAACCCACCCGGCGGGCCTGGCTGGCCAGGGCCAGCAAGCGCTCCTTCTCGGCCTCCTGCAACCGCTCCCGACGTTTTTCCTCGTCCAGGGCAGCCAACATCCCCAAATGATCTGGCAATAGAAACATGGCAGGTTCCCCTCCTCCAGGCAACCCTTTGCCTCACAATCGCTGGCCCACGTCAAGAGGGGCCAGACGGTGCCGGTGTTACCGCGACGGCATGATAGCCGAAGGCTCGCAACCAATTCTAGCAGGAAATACAAGAAAGTCAATAAGCAATATGAATATAATCAATATCTACATCAATTTCTTAAAAACAAACAACCAATTTGCCACCATATCTCAAACCAGCCATTAACTACCCCCAGCCGCGCACCGACGGCTGCCAACCGCCGCGACGGTGTACGCCATGCACGTAGGTGCGGTATGGATACCGCACGGATGCCGTCCCGTATGGAAACGGGACCTACGGCTACGGGGACGCCAGGGGATTGGCATCGGTGGTTGTGAATCACCACGACGCCCCGCCTCCACCGAAGTGGGACGTCCCCTACCCCACTTGCCCCACATTCGCAGTTGACATTATAGAACACATGAGCTAAAATGGCCACAATCTCCCAGGACTCCTGGCATGGCTCCACTCCGGCGCCGTCCTGTTCACGGGAGGCTGTCGCTCGGCAGGCCCTGGGGGCGCGTCGAGCCACCGGCACCAG
This genomic interval from Litorilinea aerophila contains the following:
- a CDS encoding VOC family protein, whose translation is MKPEQTPSGRIHLGPVVQVGIVVRDVEATLRAWMERFHLPPARIVDWPPEGTDLAATATYRGGPGRFRMRLAFVETGPVQLEFIQPLEGENIYSEFLAEHGEGIHHLLFEVDDPEAVAAGLEVPILQSGGSTLRPGALWAYLDTQALLGAMIELRTRQESASESFGDPAGAP